Proteins from a genomic interval of Zingiber officinale cultivar Zhangliang chromosome 2A, Zo_v1.1, whole genome shotgun sequence:
- the LOC122040649 gene encoding ATP-dependent zinc metalloprotease FTSH 12, chloroplastic-like isoform X4, with amino-acid sequence MGSHAAHSLQIPLPRSSSPLPDPPRLFRLRPFPSPPARCCSRRRHSSRITSIRAASSSAGDGSTQFTWDNFSGSLRRGSARFVTSFAELFRKETGLDIDGAKTGELVERTRDAVNRGRIAVDRLWMELLPLFLEWNKWENWKDIKKWEPRRIGVLLLYVITVSVSCCKFYVALTSHINHQSKRELTEAYMEALIPEPSPANVRRFKKGMWRKAMPKGLKIMKFIEGSSGQLIQDKSYVGEDAWDEDPAPPEDALSKIIDREKTLSLEDKKSLKENLGIPEGVIVSSVDEYDSATWRERLRKWKEILQKEKFTEQMDSLSAKYVVDFDMQEVEKSLRKEVAERTSNSSGSRALWISKRWWYYRPKLPYTYFLDKLDCSEVASVVFTEDLKRIYVTMKEGFPLEYIVDIPLDPYLFESISNSGVEVDLLQKRQSYYFFKVVFALLPGLLILYIIRESVMLLHVTNKRFLYKKYNQLIDMGYAENFILPVSNFDDSRSMYKEVVLGGDVWDLLDEIMIYMNNPMEYYEKQVAFVRGILLSGPPGTGKTLFARTLSKESGMPFVFASGAEFTDSEKSGAARINQLFSIARRNAPSFVFVDEIDAIAGRHARKDPRRCATFNALIAQLNGEKETTGLDRFSLRQAVIFICATNRPDELDDEFVRLGRIDRRLYIGLPDAKQRVQIFGVHSTGMKLAQDVDFEKLVFRTVGYSGADIRNLVNEAAIMSVRKGHSMITQKDIIDVLDKQLLEGMGVLLTEEEQQKCEASVSVETRRLLAVHEAGHILLAHLFPRFDWHAFSQLLPGGEETALSVFYPREEMVDQGYTTFGYMKMQMVVAHGGRCAEKIVFGDDITDGGRDDLEKITR; translated from the exons ATGGGCTCCCACGCAGCCCATTCACTGCAAATCCCCCTCCCTCGCTCCTCTTCTCCGCTCCCCGATCCTCCTCGTCTCTTTCGTCTCCGGCCCTTCCCTTCCCCTCCCGCACGCTGCTGCTCCAGAAGGCGCCATTCCTCAAGGATTACCTCTATTCGAGCCGCCTCCTCGAGCGCAGGAGACGGGTCGACACAGTTCACCTGGGATAACTTCTCCGGCTCCCTCCGCCGTGGTTCCGCCCGGTTCGTGACCAGCTTCGCGGAGCTCTTCAGGAAAGAGACCGGGCTCGACATTGATGGCGCCAAGACAGGCGAGCTGGTCGAGCGAACGCGCGACGCAGTTAATAGGGGACGGATTGCGGTCGATAGATTGTGGATGGAGTTGCTGCCTTTGTTTCTGGAGTGGAACAAGTGGGAGAATTGGAAG GACATTAAGAAGTGGGAACCAAGGCGCATTGGAGTGCTTCTTTTGTATGTTATTACTGTTTCAGTTTCTTGCTGTAAGTTCTATGTGGCTTTAACTAGTCATATCAACCATCAAAGTAAGAGAGAATTAACTGAAGCCTACATGGAAGCTTTGATTCCTGAACCCTCTCCGGCTAATGTTAGGAG ATTTAAGAAGGGCATGTGGAGGAAGGCAATGCCTAAAGGATTAAAAATAATGAAGTTTATTGAAGGATCAAGCGGCCAACTTATTCAAGATAAGTCTTATGTTGGAGAAGATGCATGGGACGAGGATCCTGCACCTCCAGAAGATGCATTATCTAAGATCATTGATAGAGAGAAAACCTTGAGCCTTGAAGATAAGAAAAGTTTGAAAGAAAACTTGGGCATCCCAG aAGGTGTTATTGTCAGTTCAGTGGATGAATATGACAGTGCAACATGGAGGGAAAGACTAAGAAAATGGAAAGAAATTCTGCAAAAGGAAAAATTTACTGAGCAAATGGATTCCCTTAGTGCCAAGTATGTAGTTGATTTTGATATGCAAGAAGTTGAAAAGAGTCTGCGTAAGGAAGTTGCAGAGAGGACATCAAATTCTTCTGGGAGCAGAGCACTTTGGATTTCTAAGAGGTGGTGGTATTATCGTCCAAAGTTGCCCTACACATATTTTCTCGATAAACTTGATTGTTCTGAG GTTGCTTCTGTTGTCTTCACCGAGGACCTTAAAAGAATATATGTGACCATGAAAGAAGGCTTTCCTCTAGAGTATATT GTTGATATTCCACTTGATCCATACTTGTTCGAGAGCATCTCTAATTCGGGTGTCGAAGTTGATCTCCTTCAAAAGCGGCAAAGCTATTATTTCTTCAAAGTTGTTTTTGCATTACTACCCGGATTACTTATTTTGTATATTATCAGAGAATCTGTTATGCTTTTGCATGTTACAAATAAACGATTTCTATATAAGAAGTATAACCAACTTATTGACATGGGATATGCAGAAAACTTCATACTG CCCGTATCAAATTTTGATGATTCCAGATCAATGTACAAAGAAGTTGTTTTAGGTGGTGATGTTTGGGATCTTTTAGACGAGATAATGATTTACATGAATAATCCAATGGAATATTATGAAAAACAAGTTGCATTTGTTCGG GGTATACTTCTTTCAGGACCTCCTGGGACTGGTAAAACACTTTTTGCCAGAACCCTCTCAAAGGAGAGTGGAATGCCTTTTGTATTCGCCTCTGGTGCTGAATTCACTGATAGTGAAAAAAGTGGTGCTGCTAGAATTAATCAACTTTTCTCTATTGCCAGAAGAAAT gCTCCATCTTTTGTGTTTGTGGATGAGATTGATGCCATTGCTGGTCGTCATGCAAGGAAAGATCCACGAAGATGTGCAACATTTAATGCTCTGATTGCACAACTTAATGGAGA GAAAGAGACAACTGGACTGGATCGATTTTCTCTAAGACAAGCTGTAATTTTTATCTGTGCAACTAATCGGCCAGATGAGTTAGATGATGAGTTTGTTCGCCTAGGGCGGATTGACCGGAGGCTATATATTGGGTTACCTGATGCAAAGCAGCGAGTTCAAATTTTTGGTGTACATAGTACGGGAATGAAGCTTGCTCAAGATGTTGACTTTGAAAAA CTTGTTTTTCGGACTGTTGGCTATTCTGGAGCTGATATTCGGAATCTTGTCAATGAAGCAGCAATCATGTCA GTAAGAAAAGGTCACTCTATGATCACCCAGAAAGACATAATTGATGTGCTAGATAAACAATTGTTAGAGGGCATGGGAGTACTGCTAACTGAAGAGGAGCAACAAAAGTGCGAAGCTAGT GTCTCCGTTGAGACAAGGAGGCTTCTTGCTGTGCATGAAGCTGGTCATATATTGCTAGCTCATTTATTCCCTCGCTTTGATTGGCATGCATTCTCTCAGTTACTTCCTGGTGGTGAG GAGACTGCATTATCTGTATTTTATCCTAGAGAAGAGATGGTAGATCAAGGATATACTACGTTTGGGTATATGAAGATGCAGATGGTAGTTGCACATGGAGGGCGGTGTGCTGAGAAAATTGTTTTTGGAGATGACATCACTGATGGTGGAAGGGATGATCTTGAAAAAATAACCAGA TGA
- the LOC122040649 gene encoding ATP-dependent zinc metalloprotease FTSH 12, chloroplastic-like isoform X2, giving the protein MGSHAAHSLQIPLPRSSSPLPDPPRLFRLRPFPSPPARCCSRRRHSSRITSIRAASSSAGDGSTQFTWDNFSGSLRRGSARFVTSFAELFRKETGLDIDGAKTGELVERTRDAVNRGRIAVDRLWMELLPLFLEWNKWENWKDIKKWEPRRIGVLLLYVITVSVSCCKFYVALTSHINHQSKRELTEAYMEALIPEPSPANVRRFKKGMWRKAMPKGLKIMKFIEGSSGQLIQDKSYVGEDAWDEDPAPPEDALSKIIDREKTLSLEDKKSLKENLGIPGVIVSSVDEYDSATWRERLRKWKEILQKEKFTEQMDSLSAKYVVDFDMQEVEKSLRKEVAERTSNSSGSRALWISKRWWYYRPKLPYTYFLDKLDCSEVASVVFTEDLKRIYVTMKEGFPLEYIVDIPLDPYLFESISNSGVEVDLLQKRQSYYFFKVVFALLPGLLILYIIRESVMLLHVTNKRFLYKKYNQLIDMGYAENFILPVSNFDDSRSMYKEVVLGGDVWDLLDEIMIYMNNPMEYYEKQVAFVRGILLSGPPGTGKTLFARTLSKESGMPFVFASGAEFTDSEKSGAARINQLFSIARRNAPSFVFVDEIDAIAGRHARKDPRRCATFNALIAQLNGEKETTGLDRFSLRQAVIFICATNRPDELDDEFVRLGRIDRRLYIGLPDAKQRVQIFGVHSTGMKLAQDVDFEKLVFRTVGYSGADIRNLVNEAAIMSVRKGHSMITQKDIIDVLDKQLLEGMGVLLTEEEQQKCEASVSVETRRLLAVHEAGHILLAHLFPRFDWHAFSQLLPGGEETALSVFYPREEMVDQGYTTFGYMKMQMVVAHGGRCAEKIVFGDDITDGGRDDLEKITRIAREMAISPRNSRLGLTTLVKNVGFRDRPDNPDSELINYKWDDPYVIPADMTPELSELFTRELTRYIEETEELAMKGLLQNRHILDAIASELFEKSRITGLEVDDRIKEMSPIMFEDLAKPFKVNLEQDVSFPVCKQLNYQPPVIYPAPLHRC; this is encoded by the exons ATGGGCTCCCACGCAGCCCATTCACTGCAAATCCCCCTCCCTCGCTCCTCTTCTCCGCTCCCCGATCCTCCTCGTCTCTTTCGTCTCCGGCCCTTCCCTTCCCCTCCCGCACGCTGCTGCTCCAGAAGGCGCCATTCCTCAAGGATTACCTCTATTCGAGCCGCCTCCTCGAGCGCAGGAGACGGGTCGACACAGTTCACCTGGGATAACTTCTCCGGCTCCCTCCGCCGTGGTTCCGCCCGGTTCGTGACCAGCTTCGCGGAGCTCTTCAGGAAAGAGACCGGGCTCGACATTGATGGCGCCAAGACAGGCGAGCTGGTCGAGCGAACGCGCGACGCAGTTAATAGGGGACGGATTGCGGTCGATAGATTGTGGATGGAGTTGCTGCCTTTGTTTCTGGAGTGGAACAAGTGGGAGAATTGGAAG GACATTAAGAAGTGGGAACCAAGGCGCATTGGAGTGCTTCTTTTGTATGTTATTACTGTTTCAGTTTCTTGCTGTAAGTTCTATGTGGCTTTAACTAGTCATATCAACCATCAAAGTAAGAGAGAATTAACTGAAGCCTACATGGAAGCTTTGATTCCTGAACCCTCTCCGGCTAATGTTAGGAG ATTTAAGAAGGGCATGTGGAGGAAGGCAATGCCTAAAGGATTAAAAATAATGAAGTTTATTGAAGGATCAAGCGGCCAACTTATTCAAGATAAGTCTTATGTTGGAGAAGATGCATGGGACGAGGATCCTGCACCTCCAGAAGATGCATTATCTAAGATCATTGATAGAGAGAAAACCTTGAGCCTTGAAGATAAGAAAAGTTTGAAAGAAAACTTGGGCATCCCAG GTGTTATTGTCAGTTCAGTGGATGAATATGACAGTGCAACATGGAGGGAAAGACTAAGAAAATGGAAAGAAATTCTGCAAAAGGAAAAATTTACTGAGCAAATGGATTCCCTTAGTGCCAAGTATGTAGTTGATTTTGATATGCAAGAAGTTGAAAAGAGTCTGCGTAAGGAAGTTGCAGAGAGGACATCAAATTCTTCTGGGAGCAGAGCACTTTGGATTTCTAAGAGGTGGTGGTATTATCGTCCAAAGTTGCCCTACACATATTTTCTCGATAAACTTGATTGTTCTGAG GTTGCTTCTGTTGTCTTCACCGAGGACCTTAAAAGAATATATGTGACCATGAAAGAAGGCTTTCCTCTAGAGTATATT GTTGATATTCCACTTGATCCATACTTGTTCGAGAGCATCTCTAATTCGGGTGTCGAAGTTGATCTCCTTCAAAAGCGGCAAAGCTATTATTTCTTCAAAGTTGTTTTTGCATTACTACCCGGATTACTTATTTTGTATATTATCAGAGAATCTGTTATGCTTTTGCATGTTACAAATAAACGATTTCTATATAAGAAGTATAACCAACTTATTGACATGGGATATGCAGAAAACTTCATACTG CCCGTATCAAATTTTGATGATTCCAGATCAATGTACAAAGAAGTTGTTTTAGGTGGTGATGTTTGGGATCTTTTAGACGAGATAATGATTTACATGAATAATCCAATGGAATATTATGAAAAACAAGTTGCATTTGTTCGG GGTATACTTCTTTCAGGACCTCCTGGGACTGGTAAAACACTTTTTGCCAGAACCCTCTCAAAGGAGAGTGGAATGCCTTTTGTATTCGCCTCTGGTGCTGAATTCACTGATAGTGAAAAAAGTGGTGCTGCTAGAATTAATCAACTTTTCTCTATTGCCAGAAGAAAT gCTCCATCTTTTGTGTTTGTGGATGAGATTGATGCCATTGCTGGTCGTCATGCAAGGAAAGATCCACGAAGATGTGCAACATTTAATGCTCTGATTGCACAACTTAATGGAGA GAAAGAGACAACTGGACTGGATCGATTTTCTCTAAGACAAGCTGTAATTTTTATCTGTGCAACTAATCGGCCAGATGAGTTAGATGATGAGTTTGTTCGCCTAGGGCGGATTGACCGGAGGCTATATATTGGGTTACCTGATGCAAAGCAGCGAGTTCAAATTTTTGGTGTACATAGTACGGGAATGAAGCTTGCTCAAGATGTTGACTTTGAAAAA CTTGTTTTTCGGACTGTTGGCTATTCTGGAGCTGATATTCGGAATCTTGTCAATGAAGCAGCAATCATGTCA GTAAGAAAAGGTCACTCTATGATCACCCAGAAAGACATAATTGATGTGCTAGATAAACAATTGTTAGAGGGCATGGGAGTACTGCTAACTGAAGAGGAGCAACAAAAGTGCGAAGCTAGT GTCTCCGTTGAGACAAGGAGGCTTCTTGCTGTGCATGAAGCTGGTCATATATTGCTAGCTCATTTATTCCCTCGCTTTGATTGGCATGCATTCTCTCAGTTACTTCCTGGTGGTGAG GAGACTGCATTATCTGTATTTTATCCTAGAGAAGAGATGGTAGATCAAGGATATACTACGTTTGGGTATATGAAGATGCAGATGGTAGTTGCACATGGAGGGCGGTGTGCTGAGAAAATTGTTTTTGGAGATGACATCACTGATGGTGGAAGGGATGATCTTGAAAAAATAACCAGA ATTGCTAGAGAAATGGCAATCAGCCCTAGAAATTCAAGATTGGGTCTGACCACCCTTGTCAAGAACGTTGGATTCAGAGATCGTCCAGATAATCCAGATagtgaattaattaattataag TGGGATGATCCTTACGTAATACCTGCTGACATgactcctgagctgtctgaactCTTCACTCGAGAGCTTACAAGA TATATAGAAGAAACAGAAGAGCTTGCCATGAAAGGTTTATTGCAGAATAGGCATATACTTGATGCAATTGCCAGCGAACTCTTTGAAAAGTCAAGGATAACAGGACTG GAAGTGGATGACAGAatcaaagagatgtctccaataaTGTTTGAAGATCTGGCAAAACCTTTTAAGGTTAACTTGGAGCAG
- the LOC122040649 gene encoding ATP-dependent zinc metalloprotease FTSH 12, chloroplastic-like isoform X1 yields MGSHAAHSLQIPLPRSSSPLPDPPRLFRLRPFPSPPARCCSRRRHSSRITSIRAASSSAGDGSTQFTWDNFSGSLRRGSARFVTSFAELFRKETGLDIDGAKTGELVERTRDAVNRGRIAVDRLWMELLPLFLEWNKWENWKDIKKWEPRRIGVLLLYVITVSVSCCKFYVALTSHINHQSKRELTEAYMEALIPEPSPANVRRFKKGMWRKAMPKGLKIMKFIEGSSGQLIQDKSYVGEDAWDEDPAPPEDALSKIIDREKTLSLEDKKSLKENLGIPEGVIVSSVDEYDSATWRERLRKWKEILQKEKFTEQMDSLSAKYVVDFDMQEVEKSLRKEVAERTSNSSGSRALWISKRWWYYRPKLPYTYFLDKLDCSEVASVVFTEDLKRIYVTMKEGFPLEYIVDIPLDPYLFESISNSGVEVDLLQKRQSYYFFKVVFALLPGLLILYIIRESVMLLHVTNKRFLYKKYNQLIDMGYAENFILPVSNFDDSRSMYKEVVLGGDVWDLLDEIMIYMNNPMEYYEKQVAFVRGILLSGPPGTGKTLFARTLSKESGMPFVFASGAEFTDSEKSGAARINQLFSIARRNAPSFVFVDEIDAIAGRHARKDPRRCATFNALIAQLNGEKETTGLDRFSLRQAVIFICATNRPDELDDEFVRLGRIDRRLYIGLPDAKQRVQIFGVHSTGMKLAQDVDFEKLVFRTVGYSGADIRNLVNEAAIMSVRKGHSMITQKDIIDVLDKQLLEGMGVLLTEEEQQKCEASVSVETRRLLAVHEAGHILLAHLFPRFDWHAFSQLLPGGEETALSVFYPREEMVDQGYTTFGYMKMQMVVAHGGRCAEKIVFGDDITDGGRDDLEKITRIAREMAISPRNSRLGLTTLVKNVGFRDRPDNPDSELINYKWDDPYVIPADMTPELSELFTRELTRYIEETEELAMKGLLQNRHILDAIASELFEKSRITGLEVDDRIKEMSPIMFEDLAKPFKVNLEQDVSFPVCKQLNYQPPVIYPAPLHRC; encoded by the exons ATGGGCTCCCACGCAGCCCATTCACTGCAAATCCCCCTCCCTCGCTCCTCTTCTCCGCTCCCCGATCCTCCTCGTCTCTTTCGTCTCCGGCCCTTCCCTTCCCCTCCCGCACGCTGCTGCTCCAGAAGGCGCCATTCCTCAAGGATTACCTCTATTCGAGCCGCCTCCTCGAGCGCAGGAGACGGGTCGACACAGTTCACCTGGGATAACTTCTCCGGCTCCCTCCGCCGTGGTTCCGCCCGGTTCGTGACCAGCTTCGCGGAGCTCTTCAGGAAAGAGACCGGGCTCGACATTGATGGCGCCAAGACAGGCGAGCTGGTCGAGCGAACGCGCGACGCAGTTAATAGGGGACGGATTGCGGTCGATAGATTGTGGATGGAGTTGCTGCCTTTGTTTCTGGAGTGGAACAAGTGGGAGAATTGGAAG GACATTAAGAAGTGGGAACCAAGGCGCATTGGAGTGCTTCTTTTGTATGTTATTACTGTTTCAGTTTCTTGCTGTAAGTTCTATGTGGCTTTAACTAGTCATATCAACCATCAAAGTAAGAGAGAATTAACTGAAGCCTACATGGAAGCTTTGATTCCTGAACCCTCTCCGGCTAATGTTAGGAG ATTTAAGAAGGGCATGTGGAGGAAGGCAATGCCTAAAGGATTAAAAATAATGAAGTTTATTGAAGGATCAAGCGGCCAACTTATTCAAGATAAGTCTTATGTTGGAGAAGATGCATGGGACGAGGATCCTGCACCTCCAGAAGATGCATTATCTAAGATCATTGATAGAGAGAAAACCTTGAGCCTTGAAGATAAGAAAAGTTTGAAAGAAAACTTGGGCATCCCAG aAGGTGTTATTGTCAGTTCAGTGGATGAATATGACAGTGCAACATGGAGGGAAAGACTAAGAAAATGGAAAGAAATTCTGCAAAAGGAAAAATTTACTGAGCAAATGGATTCCCTTAGTGCCAAGTATGTAGTTGATTTTGATATGCAAGAAGTTGAAAAGAGTCTGCGTAAGGAAGTTGCAGAGAGGACATCAAATTCTTCTGGGAGCAGAGCACTTTGGATTTCTAAGAGGTGGTGGTATTATCGTCCAAAGTTGCCCTACACATATTTTCTCGATAAACTTGATTGTTCTGAG GTTGCTTCTGTTGTCTTCACCGAGGACCTTAAAAGAATATATGTGACCATGAAAGAAGGCTTTCCTCTAGAGTATATT GTTGATATTCCACTTGATCCATACTTGTTCGAGAGCATCTCTAATTCGGGTGTCGAAGTTGATCTCCTTCAAAAGCGGCAAAGCTATTATTTCTTCAAAGTTGTTTTTGCATTACTACCCGGATTACTTATTTTGTATATTATCAGAGAATCTGTTATGCTTTTGCATGTTACAAATAAACGATTTCTATATAAGAAGTATAACCAACTTATTGACATGGGATATGCAGAAAACTTCATACTG CCCGTATCAAATTTTGATGATTCCAGATCAATGTACAAAGAAGTTGTTTTAGGTGGTGATGTTTGGGATCTTTTAGACGAGATAATGATTTACATGAATAATCCAATGGAATATTATGAAAAACAAGTTGCATTTGTTCGG GGTATACTTCTTTCAGGACCTCCTGGGACTGGTAAAACACTTTTTGCCAGAACCCTCTCAAAGGAGAGTGGAATGCCTTTTGTATTCGCCTCTGGTGCTGAATTCACTGATAGTGAAAAAAGTGGTGCTGCTAGAATTAATCAACTTTTCTCTATTGCCAGAAGAAAT gCTCCATCTTTTGTGTTTGTGGATGAGATTGATGCCATTGCTGGTCGTCATGCAAGGAAAGATCCACGAAGATGTGCAACATTTAATGCTCTGATTGCACAACTTAATGGAGA GAAAGAGACAACTGGACTGGATCGATTTTCTCTAAGACAAGCTGTAATTTTTATCTGTGCAACTAATCGGCCAGATGAGTTAGATGATGAGTTTGTTCGCCTAGGGCGGATTGACCGGAGGCTATATATTGGGTTACCTGATGCAAAGCAGCGAGTTCAAATTTTTGGTGTACATAGTACGGGAATGAAGCTTGCTCAAGATGTTGACTTTGAAAAA CTTGTTTTTCGGACTGTTGGCTATTCTGGAGCTGATATTCGGAATCTTGTCAATGAAGCAGCAATCATGTCA GTAAGAAAAGGTCACTCTATGATCACCCAGAAAGACATAATTGATGTGCTAGATAAACAATTGTTAGAGGGCATGGGAGTACTGCTAACTGAAGAGGAGCAACAAAAGTGCGAAGCTAGT GTCTCCGTTGAGACAAGGAGGCTTCTTGCTGTGCATGAAGCTGGTCATATATTGCTAGCTCATTTATTCCCTCGCTTTGATTGGCATGCATTCTCTCAGTTACTTCCTGGTGGTGAG GAGACTGCATTATCTGTATTTTATCCTAGAGAAGAGATGGTAGATCAAGGATATACTACGTTTGGGTATATGAAGATGCAGATGGTAGTTGCACATGGAGGGCGGTGTGCTGAGAAAATTGTTTTTGGAGATGACATCACTGATGGTGGAAGGGATGATCTTGAAAAAATAACCAGA ATTGCTAGAGAAATGGCAATCAGCCCTAGAAATTCAAGATTGGGTCTGACCACCCTTGTCAAGAACGTTGGATTCAGAGATCGTCCAGATAATCCAGATagtgaattaattaattataag TGGGATGATCCTTACGTAATACCTGCTGACATgactcctgagctgtctgaactCTTCACTCGAGAGCTTACAAGA TATATAGAAGAAACAGAAGAGCTTGCCATGAAAGGTTTATTGCAGAATAGGCATATACTTGATGCAATTGCCAGCGAACTCTTTGAAAAGTCAAGGATAACAGGACTG GAAGTGGATGACAGAatcaaagagatgtctccaataaTGTTTGAAGATCTGGCAAAACCTTTTAAGGTTAACTTGGAGCAG